A genomic segment from Cardinium endosymbiont of Culicoides punctatus encodes:
- the mraY gene encoding phospho-N-acetylmuramoyl-pentapeptide-transferase has translation MLYYLFKYLHTTFHWPGTGLFKYISFRAAMATMSSFVITFLLGQFFINFLNRKQILESNRFLGLGKEYIGIKSKTPTMGGILIILATVIPTLLFSKLHNIYIILLLITTVLMGIVGFLDDYIKVFKKKKNGLSGWIKLLGQIFLGITVSTILFFHKDVVIRELSITPHEISTVLNDPVPSPAYNDVKSTKTTIPFFKSNELDYAQISAMLLGSKNYTWILYMLVVCFIIASVSNGANLTDGLDGLTAGTSVIVGTTLAVLAYLSGHIVFAKYLNIMYIPNLGELAIFCCAFVGACIGFLWYNTYPAQIFMGDTGSLTVGAIIAVVAICIRKELLIPILCGIFLLENVSVIVQTSYFKYTRKRYGIGKRVFKMAPLHHHYQKLGWHESKIVTRFLILSLLFAIATLITLKIR, from the coding sequence ATGTTATACTACTTATTTAAGTATTTACATACTACGTTTCATTGGCCTGGAACAGGTCTTTTTAAATATATCTCTTTTCGAGCAGCTATGGCTACAATGAGCTCTTTTGTAATAACTTTTTTATTAGGACAGTTTTTTATAAATTTTTTAAACAGAAAGCAAATATTAGAGTCTAATCGATTTCTTGGATTGGGGAAAGAATATATAGGAATTAAATCAAAGACTCCGACGATGGGAGGGATACTCATTATTCTTGCTACAGTTATACCGACCCTGCTTTTTTCAAAGTTGCATAATATTTATATTATTCTACTCCTAATAACAACGGTCTTAATGGGAATAGTAGGATTCTTGGATGATTATATCAAAGTCTTTAAAAAAAAGAAAAATGGACTAAGTGGATGGATAAAATTATTGGGACAAATCTTTTTAGGCATTACAGTGAGCACCATTCTTTTCTTTCATAAAGATGTGGTAATACGTGAGCTATCTATAACTCCCCATGAAATATCTACAGTACTAAACGACCCAGTCCCCTCTCCCGCTTATAACGACGTAAAGTCTACCAAAACAACGATCCCATTTTTTAAAAGTAATGAACTTGACTATGCCCAAATAAGTGCTATGCTATTGGGTAGCAAAAATTATACATGGATACTTTATATGTTGGTGGTTTGTTTTATTATTGCCTCCGTTTCAAATGGAGCAAATTTAACGGATGGACTTGATGGGCTGACTGCAGGTACGTCTGTTATTGTTGGCACTACGTTGGCAGTACTTGCTTATTTGTCTGGCCATATAGTATTTGCAAAATATTTGAATATTATGTATATCCCAAACTTAGGAGAGCTCGCTATTTTTTGCTGTGCATTTGTGGGAGCATGCATAGGTTTTCTTTGGTACAATACCTACCCTGCACAAATATTTATGGGTGATACAGGAAGCCTAACCGTTGGTGCCATTATTGCAGTAGTAGCCATTTGCATTCGAAAAGAATTATTAATTCCAATCTTATGCGGCATCTTCTTATTGGAAAATGTATCTGTTATAGTACAAACTAGTTATTTCAAATACACAAGAAAAAGATATGGAATAGGCAAAAGAGTATTCAAAATGGCTCCTCTACATCATCACTATCAGAAACTAGGATGGCATGAATCAAAGATCGTAACACGTTTTCTTATTCTAAGCCTTTTATTTGCTATTGCTACGCTTATAACACTAAAAATCAGATAG
- a CDS encoding tyrosine-protein phosphatase, which translates to MVYLRKHIALLSITSFLLQAWSCSKNDYAPFQETKKRALDEWSTDEPKYKKRKLQDDSNDSGYDSGYDVDDELNERTASHTNFNFKDEIEKLRKATDIQRGIKWILQGDTLVRDATNANGKVYAAEDYAIQVLNILRAAKKICELYGKDGKKMDITANRFMDNFRHIYVQENEIFCINKLQQINTKTVSYLKKNVFTELTENEINEKLRLAENYVGLDDIHYNITTKFKIEDKEFALEDKKWLKLTQEQQSSYKNRKEADWYKRLDSFEQKLIDTYFDKFLDGNHYIPTQIRNIPGCKNAYRKRLIMRKNGQEIVLARYYHSGAFASFVPNPSISNNINVSNDIATNNWQQILEHSRKKTVEVMSLNNKVIIERLGYNEKHIVEQMEQIVGKDFMYLPINGLGIGTIPIYKDHVNNLVQEANNYKEKYPNLLNKTYFEKLDILKQFSEKSDKKHVSRQSINVSGNHYADIAADYIACKTILEERKSESKASVLFSCKSGKDRTGFISYLADGSIIHTSYPELPINTIHITLANTSHYQLLAGLNGGMPGRFGMKPVKKDQTTRDARTANILFPQTAKWTNIPLLDNNSQDSNSRKRRHR; encoded by the coding sequence GTGGTATACCTTAGAAAACATATAGCCTTATTAAGTATAACGTCCTTTTTATTACAAGCGTGGAGTTGTAGCAAGAATGACTATGCACCCTTTCAAGAAACTAAAAAACGAGCTTTGGATGAATGGAGTACTGATGAACCAAAATATAAAAAAAGAAAATTACAAGATGACAGTAATGACTCTGGATACGACTCTGGATACGATGTTGATGACGAACTAAACGAAAGAACAGCCTCACACACAAACTTTAACTTTAAAGACGAGATTGAAAAACTAAGAAAAGCCACTGATATACAAAGAGGTATTAAGTGGATCCTTCAAGGAGACACACTGGTACGAGATGCTACAAATGCAAATGGAAAGGTGTACGCTGCAGAAGATTATGCCATACAAGTACTGAATATACTCCGTGCGGCAAAAAAAATATGTGAACTGTATGGAAAGGATGGCAAAAAAATGGATATCACGGCCAATAGGTTTATGGACAATTTTAGGCATATCTATGTACAAGAAAATGAAATTTTTTGTATAAACAAACTACAACAAATAAACACCAAGACAGTATCCTATCTTAAAAAAAATGTCTTTACAGAACTAACAGAAAATGAAATAAATGAGAAGTTAAGACTGGCAGAAAATTACGTCGGACTGGATGATATACACTACAATATCACTACCAAATTTAAAATTGAAGATAAAGAGTTTGCCTTAGAAGACAAAAAATGGTTAAAACTAACACAAGAACAACAATCCAGTTATAAAAACAGAAAAGAAGCTGATTGGTATAAACGTTTGGATTCTTTTGAGCAAAAACTCATTGATACATATTTTGATAAATTTTTAGATGGAAACCACTATATTCCTACTCAAATTCGAAATATTCCCGGATGCAAAAATGCGTACAGAAAAAGATTGATCATGCGTAAAAATGGCCAAGAAATTGTATTGGCTCGTTACTATCATAGTGGCGCATTCGCTTCATTCGTTCCAAATCCATCTATCAGTAATAATATAAATGTTAGTAATGATATAGCTACGAATAACTGGCAACAAATATTAGAACATTCTAGAAAAAAAACAGTAGAAGTAATGTCCTTAAATAATAAGGTTATTATAGAACGTCTTGGTTATAATGAAAAACATATTGTGGAACAAATGGAACAGATAGTAGGGAAAGATTTTATGTATTTACCAATAAATGGGCTTGGAATAGGTACAATACCCATATATAAAGATCATGTAAATAATCTTGTGCAAGAAGCCAATAATTATAAAGAAAAATATCCAAACCTATTAAATAAAACTTATTTTGAGAAGTTAGATATACTGAAACAGTTTTCTGAAAAATCTGATAAAAAACATGTTTCACGCCAAAGCATAAACGTGTCTGGTAATCATTATGCTGATATTGCAGCTGATTATATTGCGTGTAAAACCATATTAGAGGAACGTAAAAGCGAATCAAAAGCATCTGTGCTGTTTAGTTGTAAAAGTGGTAAAGATAGAACCGGCTTTATCAGTTATTTAGCTGACGGATCTATTATACATACATCTTACCCAGAATTACCTATAAACACAATCCATATTACGCTAGCAAACACCTCACATTATCAATTGCTAGCTGGTTTAAATGGAGGCATGCCTGGTAGATTTGGAATGAAGCCAGTAAAAAAAGATCAAACAACACGTGATGCTAGAACCGCTAACATTTTGTTTCCGCAAACGGCTAAATGGACCAATATCCCTTTACTAGACAACAATAGTCAAGATTCCAATTCTAGAAAAAGAAGACACCGTTAA
- the ileS gene encoding isoleucine--tRNA ligase — protein sequence MKKYQEHPQLHLSDVAGVIRTFWEENKTFTNSVTQRASQEPFVFFEGPPSANGAPGVHHILAMTVKDIFTRYKTMQGYYVRRKSGWDTHGLPVELQVEKKLGITKEDIGKKISIIDYNEQCRETVMTYTSEWEAMNKELGYWKDNTQPYITYDRNYIESVWYLIKALYNKELIYKGYSVQPYSPAAGTGLSSHELNQPGCYKLVKDISIVAQFKIRDKENVYFLAWTTTPWTLPANSALAVGIAIEYVKVATINPYTHLPVQVILAKDAVERFFTAPQTAVATHKQHHQEDSTVLPWEITESYTGSELIGLYYEQLLPYVAPQGDAFKVIAGDFVTTTEGTGIVHIAPTFGADDYRIAQKENISAIRVTNTEGEAVPIVDKQGRFVSEIADFAGRYVKKEYENDTDLPAVDLLITTKLKQENKAFKVAKYEHSYPHCWRTNKPILYYPLDSWFIKTTLYRELLVALNNTIQWKPTSVGKGRFGNWLENLVDWNLSRERYWGTPLPIWRTVDQQEEKCIGSIAELTFEVDQAILAGYMKNPLPADIDLHRPYVDDIILVSSNGLPMYRETAVIDVWFDSGAMPCAQWHYPFENQEIFEKSFPADFIAEGIDQTRGWFFTLHAISTMIFEIPAFKNIVVNGLVLDKNGNKMSKSIGNTINPMEVLGKYGPDAVRWYMISNANPWDNLKFDLVGIEEVTRKFFITLHSTYNFFALYANLDHFYFKSERLNNSDLNKSDQWIMSRCNSLVGIVTDFYESYEPTLAARAIQDFVIDDLSNWYVRLNRKRFWKNSQDKDKEAAYQTLYHCLITVSKLMAPIAPFYADYLYKALNSVSEKESHSSVHLLDFPLVEESFVDVTLESQMRQVQTIVSLAHSLRKKYKIKVRQPLQCVKIFSRYLTDMESIADLEELIKSEINVKKVDYLDSTNHLIHKKAKPNFPVLGKRYKDKMQPLAEAILSLNQDEIHELEQGNTHLLCIEGETIILNLSDVLIITEDIPGWCVATEGTMTIALDIIINKGLQEEGIAREVVHQIQKLRKELNFEVQDKITIKIQEDAKSICDVIALYKDYICAETQATLLKCIPQLTTGSTIYVNDVTLTIQLSKEG from the coding sequence ATGAAAAAATACCAGGAACACCCCCAACTCCATTTATCAGATGTTGCAGGTGTAATCAGAACGTTTTGGGAAGAAAATAAGACATTTACGAATTCTGTAACACAACGTGCAAGTCAAGAACCATTTGTATTTTTTGAAGGCCCCCCCTCAGCCAATGGTGCACCAGGTGTACACCATATTCTCGCCATGACCGTAAAAGATATCTTTACAAGATATAAAACCATGCAAGGCTACTACGTACGTCGTAAAAGTGGTTGGGATACCCATGGTCTACCCGTAGAACTTCAGGTCGAAAAAAAATTAGGCATAACAAAGGAAGATATTGGTAAAAAAATTAGCATCATTGACTACAATGAGCAGTGTAGAGAAACGGTTATGACTTATACCAGTGAATGGGAGGCAATGAATAAAGAGCTTGGATACTGGAAAGACAATACACAGCCTTATATAACCTATGATAGAAATTATATTGAATCTGTTTGGTATTTAATAAAAGCACTCTATAACAAAGAACTAATTTATAAGGGATATTCTGTACAACCCTATTCTCCTGCTGCAGGAACAGGTTTAAGTTCGCATGAACTCAACCAACCAGGCTGCTATAAACTTGTAAAAGACATTTCCATTGTTGCACAGTTTAAGATAAGAGATAAAGAAAATGTGTATTTTTTAGCATGGACCACTACTCCATGGACACTACCAGCGAATAGTGCACTAGCAGTAGGAATTGCTATAGAATATGTCAAAGTAGCTACTATTAATCCTTATACACACCTTCCCGTGCAAGTAATCTTAGCAAAAGATGCTGTAGAACGTTTTTTTACAGCCCCCCAAACAGCTGTTGCCACTCATAAACAACATCATCAAGAAGATAGTACAGTACTCCCTTGGGAAATTACAGAAAGCTACACAGGATCAGAACTAATAGGGTTATATTATGAACAACTCTTACCCTATGTAGCACCACAAGGAGATGCCTTTAAAGTCATTGCAGGTGATTTTGTAACTACTACAGAGGGTACTGGTATCGTACACATTGCACCTACATTTGGTGCGGATGACTATCGTATCGCTCAAAAAGAAAATATCTCTGCAATCAGGGTAACCAACACGGAAGGTGAAGCAGTTCCAATTGTAGACAAACAAGGACGTTTTGTTTCGGAAATTGCTGATTTTGCAGGACGTTATGTAAAAAAAGAGTATGAGAATGACACAGACCTGCCAGCCGTAGACCTATTGATTACAACCAAGCTAAAACAAGAAAATAAAGCTTTTAAAGTAGCAAAATATGAACATAGCTATCCCCACTGTTGGCGAACAAATAAACCTATTTTGTATTATCCATTAGATTCATGGTTTATCAAAACAACGCTATATCGGGAACTACTTGTAGCATTAAATAACACCATTCAATGGAAGCCAACTTCTGTTGGTAAAGGTAGATTTGGGAATTGGCTAGAAAACCTAGTAGACTGGAATCTCAGTCGTGAGCGCTACTGGGGCACTCCATTACCCATCTGGCGTACCGTTGATCAACAAGAAGAGAAATGTATTGGCTCCATAGCAGAACTTACCTTTGAAGTAGATCAAGCGATACTAGCTGGCTATATGAAAAATCCACTTCCAGCTGATATTGACCTACATCGGCCTTATGTAGATGATATTATCTTAGTGAGTAGCAATGGACTACCCATGTACCGTGAAACAGCTGTGATAGATGTTTGGTTCGACTCCGGTGCAATGCCATGTGCACAGTGGCACTATCCATTTGAAAATCAAGAAATATTTGAGAAAAGTTTCCCTGCAGATTTCATAGCTGAAGGTATAGACCAAACACGGGGATGGTTCTTTACGCTACATGCTATTTCCACGATGATTTTTGAAATACCTGCTTTTAAAAATATCGTAGTAAACGGACTTGTTTTGGATAAAAATGGCAACAAAATGTCCAAAAGCATAGGCAATACCATTAATCCAATGGAAGTCTTAGGGAAATATGGCCCAGATGCTGTTCGTTGGTATATGATCAGTAATGCCAATCCATGGGATAACCTAAAATTCGATCTAGTAGGTATAGAAGAGGTAACTCGAAAGTTTTTTATTACACTGCATAGTACGTATAATTTCTTTGCACTTTATGCCAATCTAGATCACTTTTATTTTAAGTCAGAAAGATTGAATAACAGTGATCTGAACAAAAGTGATCAATGGATTATGTCTCGCTGTAACAGCTTGGTTGGCATAGTAACAGATTTTTATGAAAGCTATGAACCAACATTAGCCGCTAGGGCCATTCAAGATTTTGTTATAGATGATTTAAGTAATTGGTATGTACGCCTAAATAGAAAAAGATTTTGGAAAAATAGCCAAGACAAAGACAAGGAAGCTGCCTACCAAACATTGTACCATTGCCTCATAACGGTCAGCAAACTTATGGCACCAATAGCCCCCTTTTATGCTGACTATCTTTATAAGGCGCTCAATAGTGTTTCAGAAAAAGAAAGCCATAGCTCCGTTCATCTATTGGATTTTCCTCTAGTAGAAGAAAGCTTTGTAGATGTAACGTTAGAGAGCCAGATGCGTCAAGTACAAACCATTGTTTCACTAGCCCACTCTTTAAGAAAGAAATATAAAATTAAAGTGCGTCAACCACTACAGTGTGTAAAAATTTTCTCTAGATATTTAACAGATATGGAATCGATAGCTGACCTGGAAGAACTAATCAAATCAGAAATTAATGTAAAAAAAGTAGATTATTTAGATAGCACCAACCATCTAATACATAAAAAAGCTAAACCTAATTTCCCCGTTTTAGGTAAACGCTATAAAGACAAGATGCAGCCTCTTGCTGAAGCTATTTTATCACTTAATCAAGATGAAATACATGAATTAGAACAAGGAAATACACACCTATTGTGCATTGAAGGCGAAACCATTATACTGAATCTATCAGATGTACTTATTATTACAGAAGATATTCCAGGTTGGTGTGTGGCGACAGAAGGCACCATGACTATTGCATTAGATATTATCATCAATAAGGGATTACAGGAGGAAGGCATTGCACGTGAAGTAGTGCATCAAATTCAGAAACTACGCAAAGAGCTAAATTTTGAGGTACAAGATAAAATAACTATTAAAATACAAGAAGACGCTAAAAGCATTTGTGATGTTATTGCGTTATACAAAGACTATATTTGTGCAGAAACACAAGCGACACTGCTGAAATGCATACCACAACTTACAACAGGATCTACCATCTACGTAAACGATGTGACATTAACAATTCAGCTGAGCAAAGAGGGATAA